A single genomic interval of Leptospira sp. WS60.C2 harbors:
- a CDS encoding MBOAT family protein, with translation MLFNSFEFLIFFFITIIIGNILKNRWQRLFFLLASYYFYMAWQPSSISCSAIADSGLKYYTDRLHCDLKINPYVFILIFSTIIDYFAARAIERKEDGDASRGWLLLLSLVVNIGTLGFFKYTDFLLGVINDIHLLGAFQFEKQNIILPVGISFYTFQSMSYTIDVYNRKIEARKSFLDFALYVAFFPQLVAGPIVRAETFFRDLDYRLSVHKEHIEAAFALILIGFTRKIVFADNLGKVVDATFANYQNLNSIEIWTGALAFGWQIYFDFAGYTDIAIGVARLFGFQFNANFNFPMSCRNIADHWSRWHISFSTWIRDYIYIPLGGSRVSVLMYIRNIMITWLFAGLWHGAAYHYIGWGIWQGTMLLTHKFYGDTSVSKFLNEKGGKVYDLFARIFTMFCLAFGFIMFRAETMEKAIPMMKALLFINDSSVPLTKWTNYRYGILLVICFTASYIFSKRQIPTLLTGNWIKYSLFVIVNILLLLLFGVTESQNFLYFQF, from the coding sequence ATGTTATTTAACTCCTTCGAATTTTTAATTTTCTTTTTTATTACGATCATCATCGGCAATATTCTGAAGAATCGGTGGCAAAGACTCTTCTTCCTTCTTGCGAGTTATTATTTTTACATGGCATGGCAACCATCGTCGATCTCTTGTTCGGCGATAGCAGACTCAGGACTCAAATATTATACAGACCGTCTTCATTGCGATCTAAAAATTAATCCTTATGTATTTATCTTAATTTTTTCTACGATCATTGACTATTTTGCTGCAAGGGCCATCGAACGAAAAGAAGACGGAGATGCAAGCCGAGGTTGGCTTCTTCTTCTATCACTTGTTGTCAACATAGGCACATTAGGATTCTTTAAGTATACGGATTTTTTACTTGGTGTCATCAATGACATTCATCTTTTAGGAGCTTTCCAGTTCGAAAAACAAAACATCATTTTACCTGTTGGAATTTCCTTCTATACATTTCAGTCGATGAGTTATACGATCGATGTATACAATCGAAAAATAGAGGCACGTAAATCCTTTTTAGACTTTGCCTTATATGTTGCTTTTTTTCCGCAACTTGTGGCGGGTCCAATTGTTCGTGCAGAAACTTTTTTTCGCGATTTGGATTACAGACTCAGTGTACACAAAGAACACATCGAAGCCGCTTTTGCTTTAATTCTAATTGGATTTACTAGAAAAATCGTTTTTGCAGACAACTTAGGCAAAGTAGTGGATGCAACATTTGCTAATTATCAAAACCTAAACTCAATTGAGATCTGGACTGGCGCATTGGCTTTCGGTTGGCAGATCTATTTTGACTTCGCTGGTTATACTGATATTGCCATTGGAGTGGCTCGGTTATTTGGATTTCAATTTAATGCCAACTTTAACTTTCCAATGTCTTGCAGAAACATTGCTGACCATTGGTCTCGCTGGCATATTTCATTTTCTACTTGGATTCGTGACTATATTTACATTCCATTAGGTGGATCAAGAGTCAGTGTTCTTATGTATATTCGAAATATTATGATCACTTGGTTATTTGCAGGTCTATGGCATGGCGCTGCGTACCATTATATAGGTTGGGGAATCTGGCAAGGTACAATGTTACTCACCCATAAATTCTATGGCGACACCTCCGTATCGAAATTCTTAAATGAAAAAGGTGGTAAAGTATACGATCTTTTTGCAAGAATATTCACAATGTTCTGCTTGGCATTCGGCTTTATCATGTTCCGTGCTGAAACGATGGAAAAAGCAATTCCTATGATGAAAGCATTATTGTTCATTAACGATTCGAGTGTTCCATTGACAAAATGGACAAACTATCGTTATGGAATTCTCCTTGTGATCTGTTTTACTGCTAGTTATATTTTTTCTAAACGACAAATCCCTACTCTTCTTACAGGGAATTGGATAAAGTATTCTTTATTTGTCATCGTTAATATCTTACTATTATTATTATTTGGGGTAACAGAAAGTCAGAACTTCCTCTACTTTCAATTTTAA
- a CDS encoding nucleotide pyrophosphohydrolase, giving the protein MEQNEITLNQLQGEVNDWIQTIGVRYFSELTNLAILVEEVGELSRLMARKYGDQSFKSGESADQIPNEIGDILFVLTCLANQMGISLQDAITATIQKNTKRDIHRHKNNPKL; this is encoded by the coding sequence TTGGAACAAAATGAAATCACTCTCAATCAATTACAAGGTGAAGTAAACGATTGGATACAGACGATCGGAGTTCGCTATTTTTCAGAACTTACCAATTTAGCGATCCTTGTAGAAGAAGTAGGAGAACTTTCCAGGTTAATGGCAAGAAAATACGGAGATCAGTCTTTTAAATCAGGAGAATCTGCAGATCAAATTCCAAATGAAATTGGCGACATCTTATTTGTGTTAACTTGTCTTGCCAACCAAATGGGAATTTCCTTACAAGATGCAATCACAGCAACAATCCAAAAAAACACAAAACGCGACATCCATCGTCACAAAAATAATCCAAAACTTTAA
- a CDS encoding glycosyltransferase family 4 protein — protein MKTKIGIDVRPLAYGITGNSRYLAEVLKVLLRKHTDKTFYFLSNKPIHPVFSDLLLPNVILVIETKPIPGPLYLNFILPRRLKEHSIEVFWGTIQMLPLWRLPIPTYVNYHDLNFISAPETMAKWNYWQHKLLSPITLKNADKIFCLSQNTKTEIIQFRPEFKDKCLIVYPGVTKSKTNPKALKVKFPKEFFLTVGTLEPRKNINRLVDAFLRFKEEHPKDKHSLLIMGRKGWGEEGEMLYQKLNTPTIQSSGVQFIENPDENTLALAFHSCKAFFFPSLHEGFGLPLLEAMLEGKRCVASDIPVFKEILSDTCDLYIPPKDDSGWTNAFQVMSGPKKERKPKFPSKLWTWQETAKKIEEVLFL, from the coding sequence ATGAAAACAAAAATTGGGATTGATGTACGACCTCTTGCTTATGGCATTACGGGGAACTCTCGTTATTTAGCGGAAGTTCTAAAAGTTTTATTAAGAAAACATACAGACAAAACATTTTATTTTCTCAGCAATAAACCAATTCATCCTGTTTTTTCGGATTTACTTTTACCAAACGTAATCTTGGTCATCGAAACAAAACCGATCCCTGGCCCTCTCTATTTGAATTTCATTTTGCCGAGACGACTCAAAGAACATTCAATTGAAGTATTTTGGGGAACCATTCAAATGTTACCTCTTTGGAGACTACCAATTCCAACCTATGTCAATTACCATGACCTGAACTTTATCTCCGCACCGGAAACGATGGCAAAATGGAATTATTGGCAACATAAGTTATTATCCCCCATCACCCTAAAGAACGCAGACAAAATCTTTTGTTTGTCCCAGAATACAAAGACTGAGATCATCCAATTTCGTCCTGAATTTAAAGATAAATGCCTTATCGTCTATCCCGGCGTTACAAAATCCAAAACAAACCCTAAGGCATTAAAGGTTAAATTCCCAAAAGAATTTTTTCTGACTGTGGGAACCTTAGAACCAAGAAAGAATATCAACCGTTTGGTGGATGCGTTTTTACGATTCAAAGAAGAACACCCCAAAGACAAACATTCTCTTTTGATCATGGGTAGAAAAGGTTGGGGAGAGGAAGGTGAAATGTTATATCAGAAATTAAATACTCCCACCATACAATCATCCGGCGTTCAATTTATCGAGAATCCAGATGAGAACACATTAGCTCTGGCATTTCATTCCTGTAAGGCTTTCTTCTTTCCCTCCTTACATGAAGGTTTTGGTTTGCCATTGCTTGAAGCTATGTTGGAAGGGAAAAGATGCGTTGCCTCTGACATACCTGTTTTTAAAGAAATTCTCTCCGACACCTGTGATTTGTATATACCACCCAAAGACGATTCTGGCTGGACAAATGCCTTTCAAGTGATGTCCGGCCCCAAAAAAGAAAGAAAACCAAAATTCCCATCGAAGTTATGGACTTGGCAGGAGACTGCTAAAAAAATTGAAGAGGTACTATTTTTGTGA